The Sediminispirochaeta smaragdinae DSM 11293 genome has a segment encoding these proteins:
- a CDS encoding lytic transglycosylase domain-containing protein produces MMMERDKNGDYRRRGPIPLFLFLLPPFFLSSFAFTAAEEAPFLPPRNGKINVIQNIDEARSLIPPPRQGHRSEECFTLDIGKRKLVGEYIAYYTKDEGRDFLNRVLNRALPFRAHIAKRIEEKGLPPELLYLPVVESAFRERAVSSSGAVGLWQFMLNSIEPYPIVVDEWRDDRRDFWKSTDAALDKLSYNYRILGNDWLLALAAYNCGLGKVQRTIAAAGTSDFWELSRRGLLPRQTIRYVPKFLAVAAIASHPGRYGFRISWDEPIEWSKVPISGQISLPLLAESTGIELDLLERGNAELLYGVTPPSRGDYALKVPADQADIVKKALTRRDAAELMHYTVLSIGDGDTLYAISAHFGIPISAIIASNPGIVPERLRIGSRLIVPVIRETGPYKSSRSMVSEEELADFTGVHTVDQGETLWAIAKRYGTTPEAIAQKNGIVMTDTIYPGHRLLVPEIN; encoded by the coding sequence CTTTTCCTCTTTCTTCTTCCTCCTTTTTTCCTTTCTTCTTTTGCATTTACGGCTGCAGAGGAAGCGCCCTTTCTTCCCCCGCGTAACGGTAAAATCAATGTCATTCAAAACATCGATGAAGCGAGGTCTCTCATCCCCCCGCCGCGTCAAGGGCACCGTTCAGAGGAATGTTTCACCCTGGATATCGGTAAGAGGAAACTAGTAGGAGAGTATATCGCCTATTACACAAAGGATGAGGGACGAGATTTTCTCAATCGGGTGCTGAATCGTGCCCTTCCCTTCCGGGCTCACATCGCAAAGAGAATAGAGGAAAAGGGTCTACCTCCCGAGTTGCTCTATCTGCCGGTTGTCGAATCGGCCTTCCGGGAAAGGGCCGTTAGTAGTTCCGGGGCCGTCGGCCTGTGGCAATTCATGCTCAACAGCATCGAGCCCTACCCTATCGTCGTAGACGAGTGGCGTGACGACCGGCGGGATTTCTGGAAAAGTACCGATGCGGCATTGGATAAGCTTAGCTATAACTATCGGATACTCGGTAATGACTGGCTCCTGGCCCTCGCCGCCTACAACTGCGGTTTAGGAAAGGTACAGCGAACCATTGCTGCGGCGGGAACCTCTGATTTTTGGGAACTATCCCGCCGGGGCCTGCTTCCGCGCCAAACAATCCGCTATGTACCGAAATTTCTTGCCGTGGCGGCGATCGCCTCGCATCCGGGTCGTTACGGTTTTCGAATTTCATGGGATGAACCGATAGAATGGAGTAAAGTACCTATCAGCGGCCAGATTTCCCTCCCACTGCTTGCCGAAAGTACAGGGATAGAGCTGGATCTGCTTGAAAGGGGCAATGCCGAACTCCTTTATGGGGTGACACCCCCCTCTCGAGGAGATTATGCACTGAAGGTTCCGGCTGATCAGGCCGATATAGTAAAAAAGGCGCTGACCCGAAGGGATGCTGCGGAACTGATGCACTATACAGTGCTTAGCATCGGGGATGGAGACACACTCTATGCCATCTCCGCCCATTTCGGGATTCCAATTTCCGCCATCATAGCAAGCAATCCGGGGATTGTGCCCGAACGCCTTCGCATCGGTTCCCGCCTTATTGTTCCGGTAATACGGGAAACAGGGCCGTACAAAAGCAGCCGGTCAATGGTATCCGAAGAGGAACTGGCCGACTTTACCGGTGTCCATACCGTGGATCAGGGGGAAACGCTCTGGGCAATCGCAAAACGATACGGGACCACACCGGAGGCTATCGCGCAGAAGAACGGTATAGTGATGACCGATACAATCTATCCCGGACACAGACTTCTTGTCCCCGAGATCAATTAA
- a CDS encoding SH3 domain-containing protein, giving the protein MRNCTLRKRVVIGTALSFLFALLFLSGCGSNYIGYGVVYWSPDESLVPNGSMLPILRQSNIEKSYTLEVDGHKEGWSTDEWRIGFFEKKDEALAEEGRYEPFIHLFAVSQRDRLAIRQEPDIESERAYVLRLGQEMKIIDQENQQDSVGQYEGHWYKVLTDDGTMGYCFDHYLEAYDGRTGPSQKVSPELAFVKEALSRAYRPEYFREMMRSNKIVLERFSPRFGFFPDLAQKSIEMRLPSGNRTFSYESIEYTEGGSYVFTGSGLSANFFGENSFAATFPVDGNNSSERFVFIPEDDITTAIENERQRRADEVLRFAKAEYPIQYRSSAYGTLKFHEDSTFEWTGKQRLSPEVIPADSGDKGTFSFDYFLGSQVASKYDGVINLTFDQGQNLLFFYTLNESGLRLTTIDQRSVEKNIVQKVSFSPLVMAFFKEQE; this is encoded by the coding sequence ATGAGAAACTGTACGTTAAGAAAACGGGTCGTCATCGGTACGGCCCTTTCGTTCCTGTTCGCACTGCTCTTCTTGAGCGGGTGCGGAAGTAATTATATTGGTTATGGCGTTGTATATTGGAGTCCCGACGAAAGTCTGGTCCCGAACGGGAGCATGCTCCCCATTCTGAGACAATCAAACATCGAAAAGAGTTATACACTCGAAGTAGATGGACACAAGGAAGGATGGAGCACCGACGAATGGCGAATCGGCTTTTTTGAGAAAAAAGATGAAGCCCTTGCCGAAGAAGGTCGTTACGAACCATTCATTCATCTCTTTGCCGTCAGTCAGCGGGACAGACTTGCAATCAGACAGGAGCCGGATATCGAGTCGGAGAGGGCTTATGTACTTCGGTTGGGCCAGGAGATGAAAATCATCGATCAGGAGAATCAACAGGATAGCGTGGGCCAGTACGAGGGCCACTGGTACAAGGTACTTACCGACGACGGCACCATGGGATACTGCTTCGACCATTATCTTGAGGCATACGACGGAAGAACGGGGCCGAGTCAGAAAGTGTCGCCGGAACTTGCCTTTGTAAAAGAAGCCCTTTCGAGAGCCTATCGTCCCGAGTATTTCAGGGAAATGATGAGAAGCAACAAAATTGTTCTCGAAAGATTTTCTCCCCGCTTCGGCTTTTTCCCGGATCTTGCCCAAAAGAGTATAGAAATGAGGCTTCCAAGCGGAAACAGAACATTCTCCTATGAATCTATCGAATATACCGAAGGAGGTAGCTATGTCTTCACAGGAAGCGGCCTATCGGCCAACTTCTTTGGAGAGAATAGCTTTGCCGCTACATTCCCGGTTGACGGTAACAACAGCAGTGAACGTTTTGTCTTTATTCCGGAAGACGATATCACCACAGCCATAGAAAACGAACGACAGCGCAGAGCCGATGAGGTCCTCCGTTTCGCCAAAGCAGAGTATCCGATTCAATATCGCAGTTCAGCCTATGGAACCCTCAAGTTTCATGAAGACTCGACCTTTGAATGGACGGGAAAGCAGCGCCTGAGTCCCGAAGTGATACCGGCAGACAGCGGTGACAAAGGGACCTTTTCCTTCGACTATTTCCTAGGATCTCAGGTGGCATCGAAGTATGACGGCGTTATCAACCTCACCTTTGATCAGGGACAAAATCTGCTCTTTTTCTACACCCTCAATGAATCGGGGCTCAGACTTACCACCATCGACCAGCGAAGTGTAGAGAAAAACATCGTCCAAAAAGTCTCCTTCTCTCCGCTGGTGATGGCTTTTTTCAAGGAACAGGAGTAA
- a CDS encoding ABC-F family ATP-binding cassette domain-containing protein: MISLQLSEISLAFGDRDILRDVTLTLDGYSRTALTGANGSGKSTLMKIICGDITPDGGRVIASRGMRIGYLPQSGLLYKGRNLIDEAETAFERHLVQIHRKEELEELLASSDESDPGLKTILEEHHAIVEELIREDYDRRFEAIERVLIGLGFSRDQFDAPCETFSGGWQMRIALAKVLLGRPHIVLLDEPTNYLDLEARGWLEQFLKDYPGGVLLVSHDRYFLDATVKEVVEVFDGSLKRYRGNYSEYETVRKEELVSLMAAWEKQQEEIAKLEEFIARFRYNASKAKLVQSRVKQLEKINRITIPETLKKIHFSFPPPPHSGKEMLRIGGLNKGYGEHLVVKQLDLLLLRGEKVVIAGPNGAGKSTLLRILAGIDHHYEGSVEYGTDVSIGYFAQDREEFAGSTATVIEEMEASAPSPIIPQLRNLLGAFLFRGDDIYKRIEVLSGGEKSRLSLMKLLLQPHNLLILDEPTNHLDLHSKDVLLDALRQYEGTVIFVSHDRGFIEHLATRVIELSAGERARNFPGDYEYYLWRKEQETADGETAAQHDDSPPFSKQEEEIPREGKLSWEEEKRIKNMVKELRREEERLLSEIERLESKAGELKSRLERPEVYSDPVSVRDVQALIEKNDRELQLFSQKWEETAETLSVYEP, from the coding sequence ATGATTTCTCTTCAACTCTCGGAGATATCCCTTGCCTTTGGCGATAGGGATATCCTTCGGGATGTGACTCTCACCCTCGACGGATACAGCCGTACCGCTCTTACGGGAGCGAACGGTAGCGGAAAGTCAACGCTCATGAAGATCATTTGCGGCGACATCACCCCAGACGGCGGTCGAGTCATTGCTTCAAGGGGCATGCGAATCGGCTATCTGCCGCAATCGGGGCTTCTCTATAAAGGAAGAAACCTTATCGATGAAGCGGAGACGGCCTTTGAACGTCATCTTGTTCAAATCCATCGAAAAGAAGAGCTGGAAGAACTCCTTGCCTCATCGGATGAGAGCGATCCCGGCCTGAAAACGATTTTGGAAGAGCACCACGCAATTGTCGAAGAACTTATCAGAGAAGATTACGACCGTCGTTTCGAAGCCATCGAGCGGGTCCTGATCGGTCTCGGATTTTCACGGGATCAGTTTGATGCGCCCTGCGAAACCTTTTCCGGCGGATGGCAGATGCGTATAGCCCTCGCGAAAGTGCTGCTCGGGCGTCCCCATATAGTACTTCTTGACGAGCCGACAAACTATCTGGACCTTGAAGCACGGGGATGGTTGGAGCAATTCCTGAAAGATTACCCAGGTGGAGTTCTTTTGGTCAGTCACGACCGCTATTTCCTTGATGCCACGGTCAAGGAGGTCGTAGAGGTGTTCGACGGAAGCTTAAAGCGTTACCGAGGCAACTACAGCGAATACGAAACGGTCAGAAAGGAAGAGTTGGTATCGTTGATGGCTGCCTGGGAAAAGCAGCAAGAAGAGATTGCAAAGCTGGAAGAGTTTATCGCCAGGTTTCGCTACAATGCAAGCAAGGCGAAGTTGGTCCAGAGCCGCGTCAAGCAGCTTGAGAAAATTAACCGTATAACGATCCCGGAAACCCTTAAAAAGATACATTTCTCCTTTCCCCCTCCTCCCCACTCGGGTAAGGAAATGTTACGGATCGGAGGGCTCAATAAGGGGTACGGAGAGCATCTTGTCGTTAAGCAACTCGATCTACTGCTTTTACGGGGAGAAAAGGTGGTCATCGCAGGTCCTAACGGAGCAGGAAAAAGTACGCTTTTGCGTATCCTTGCAGGGATCGACCACCATTACGAGGGATCGGTCGAGTACGGGACCGATGTAAGCATCGGTTATTTTGCCCAGGATCGCGAGGAATTTGCAGGGTCGACGGCCACGGTAATAGAAGAGATGGAGGCCAGCGCGCCTAGCCCCATCATTCCACAGCTACGAAATCTGTTGGGAGCCTTCCTTTTCCGGGGTGACGATATCTACAAACGAATCGAGGTTCTTAGCGGCGGAGAAAAGAGCAGGCTCTCTCTCATGAAACTCCTACTGCAACCCCATAATCTGCTCATTCTCGACGAACCTACCAACCATCTCGACCTTCATTCCAAAGATGTTCTTCTTGATGCCCTTAGGCAATATGAGGGAACGGTCATCTTCGTCTCTCACGACCGGGGATTTATCGAACACCTTGCAACAAGGGTCATCGAACTTTCAGCGGGAGAGCGTGCAAGGAATTTCCCAGGGGACTATGAATACTACCTCTGGCGTAAAGAGCAGGAAACTGCCGATGGGGAAACTGCCGCACAGCATGACGATTCTCCTCCGTTTTCTAAACAAGAAGAAGAGATTCCCCGGGAAGGAAAGCTGAGCTGGGAAGAGGAAAAACGCATAAAAAATATGGTAAAGGAACTAAGAAGGGAAGAAGAGCGTCTTTTGTCCGAAATTGAAAGGCTTGAATCCAAGGCGGGAGAGCTGAAGTCCAGGCTGGAACGCCCCGAAGTGTATAGCGACCCGGTCAGCGTGCGGGATGTCCAGGCTCTTATAGAAAAAAACGACCGGGAATTGCAGCTCTTCTCACAAAAATGGGAAGAGACGGCCGAAACGCTAAGTGTATATGAGCCCTGA
- a CDS encoding Maf family protein — MPPISPSNSSLILASASPRRKELLSRLGIPFEVKALDTPEPLDQSPPSEQVVRLALAKLKAFRSAYPTTKRPILCADTCVDIDGRILGKPSNEAEAEKMLFQLSGRWHRVITALALGLEGQSPIIKSAVTEVRFAELTKAEVDWYIKTGEWQDVAGAYRIQEQGALLIEEIRGCFYNVMGLPLRLVYGMLRDTVPDVFSNP; from the coding sequence ATGCCCCCAATTTCCCCCTCCAATTCCTCTCTTATTCTCGCCTCAGCCTCCCCCAGAAGAAAAGAGCTTCTCTCTCGTTTGGGCATTCCTTTTGAGGTAAAGGCCTTAGATACCCCGGAACCGCTTGATCAATCCCCGCCGTCGGAGCAGGTCGTTCGACTGGCACTTGCAAAGCTGAAAGCCTTCCGCAGCGCATACCCGACAACGAAACGCCCGATACTCTGCGCCGATACCTGTGTCGATATAGATGGCCGGATTCTCGGCAAGCCGTCGAACGAAGCAGAGGCGGAAAAGATGTTGTTCCAGCTCTCGGGAAGATGGCACAGGGTCATCACAGCCCTTGCTCTCGGCCTTGAGGGACAGTCGCCCATCATCAAAAGCGCTGTAACCGAGGTCCGCTTTGCCGAGCTCACAAAAGCAGAGGTCGATTGGTACATAAAGACCGGAGAATGGCAGGACGTTGCCGGGGCCTATCGCATCCAGGAGCAGGGGGCTCTTCTCATTGAAGAGATCCGAGGCTGTTTCTATAATGTGATGGGCTTGCCTTTACGGCTTGTTTATGGCATGCTTCGTGATACGGTACCGGATGTATTTTCCAATCCGTAA
- the rpsB gene encoding 30S ribosomal protein S2: protein MSVVSMKSLLESGVHFGHQTKRWDPRMKKYIFAERNGIHIIDLQKTIVKIKEAYDMVREQVKEGRSILFVGTKKQAQQAIESEAKRCGMFYVNNRWLGGMLTNFTTIKKSIHRLKKIEKMEVDGTFESLTKKEIAKLNKERSRLEKNLGGIKEMKDLPGAIFIIDTRKESIAVAEARRMGIPIIAVVDTNCNPDVVDFPIPGNDDAIRAITLFTKVISDAVIDADNEIGIEIIDSLQDEEENGAAEKGEEAEETEEDDVAAEYDSEAGLGNVEVEESAEEKEDDEEVAYSSEYGIEDEDE from the coding sequence TTGTCTGTAGTAAGCATGAAGAGTCTGCTTGAATCAGGTGTGCATTTCGGCCACCAGACCAAGCGCTGGGATCCCCGAATGAAGAAGTATATCTTTGCCGAACGAAACGGGATCCATATCATCGATCTTCAGAAGACCATTGTCAAAATTAAAGAGGCCTACGACATGGTTAGGGAACAGGTTAAAGAAGGCCGTTCCATCCTTTTTGTAGGCACGAAAAAGCAGGCCCAGCAGGCAATCGAAAGCGAGGCCAAGCGTTGCGGCATGTTCTATGTCAACAACCGTTGGCTCGGTGGTATGCTCACCAATTTTACCACCATAAAAAAATCGATCCACCGTCTCAAGAAAATTGAAAAGATGGAGGTCGACGGCACCTTTGAAAGCCTCACAAAAAAAGAGATCGCAAAGTTAAATAAGGAACGCTCCCGCCTTGAAAAGAACCTCGGTGGAATCAAGGAAATGAAGGATCTTCCCGGTGCCATCTTTATCATCGACACGAGAAAAGAATCTATCGCCGTTGCGGAAGCCCGCAGAATGGGCATCCCCATCATAGCCGTGGTAGATACGAACTGTAATCCCGATGTAGTCGATTTTCCGATTCCCGGAAACGATGATGCCATCAGGGCCATTACTCTTTTCACCAAAGTAATCTCCGATGCAGTCATCGATGCCGACAACGAAATTGGTATTGAAATCATTGATTCTCTCCAGGACGAAGAAGAGAATGGGGCAGCTGAAAAAGGTGAAGAAGCGGAAGAAACGGAAGAAGACGATGTAGCTGCCGAATATGACAGCGAAGCGGGCCTAGGAAACGTCGAAGTCGAAGAATCGGCAGAAGAAAAAGAGGACGATGAAGAGGTCGCCTATTCTTCCGAGTATGGTATTGAAGATGAAGATGAGTAA
- the tsf gene encoding translation elongation factor Ts, with protein sequence MEIKAADVKKLRDKTGAGMMDCKKALTESGGDFAKAEKHLKELGLAAAAKRSGRATNEGRVFSKVEDKRAGLLELACETDFVARNKDFIKLGEELLGLVISKGYTEINAELEERVKDTISTIKENMSIKRFTSLEIADNEMVTDYIHGEGGIGVLVKLRAEKPELLGEDSVKTFAFDTALHIAAFNPLYLDRAKVDEDYRKEQEEIFRKQAEHLGKPEKVLAGIVQGKLNKHYSEICLLDQGFVKDEKQSVSKVLAQLSKELGGKLEIVDFRYYRVGDEN encoded by the coding sequence GTGGAAATCAAAGCAGCCGATGTTAAGAAACTGAGAGACAAAACTGGTGCCGGCATGATGGACTGCAAAAAGGCACTTACCGAAAGCGGTGGCGATTTTGCCAAAGCAGAAAAACATCTCAAAGAGCTTGGCCTTGCCGCAGCGGCAAAGCGAAGCGGCCGGGCAACCAACGAAGGTCGGGTATTTTCCAAGGTTGAGGATAAGCGAGCAGGGCTTCTCGAACTTGCCTGCGAAACCGACTTTGTCGCAAGAAATAAAGATTTCATCAAGCTTGGCGAGGAACTCCTGGGCCTTGTCATCAGCAAAGGCTATACCGAAATCAACGCCGAGCTTGAAGAACGGGTAAAGGACACCATCAGCACCATCAAGGAAAACATGAGCATCAAGCGTTTCACAAGCCTTGAGATCGCCGACAACGAAATGGTGACCGACTATATTCACGGAGAGGGCGGTATCGGTGTGCTGGTCAAATTAAGGGCTGAAAAGCCGGAGCTTCTCGGTGAGGATTCCGTAAAGACGTTTGCCTTTGATACGGCATTGCACATTGCAGCATTCAATCCCCTCTACCTCGATAGGGCGAAGGTTGATGAAGACTACCGAAAGGAGCAGGAAGAGATCTTCCGCAAACAGGCGGAGCATCTTGGAAAGCCCGAAAAGGTGCTTGCAGGTATCGTCCAGGGAAAGCTTAACAAGCACTATTCCGAGATCTGTCTACTTGACCAGGGATTTGTAAAAGACGAAAAACAGAGCGTAAGCAAGGTTCTTGCCCAACTCTCAAAAGAGCTTGGCGGCAAGCTTGAGATTGTCGATTTTCGTTACTACCGAGTCGGCGACGAAAACTAA
- the frr gene encoding ribosome recycling factor, which translates to MDKVLKDAESRMKKSISALGDDFNGLRTGRASAALFDKIKVDYYGQSTPLSQAATISVPEARLVVIQPWDKGLLGEIERAIQKSELSVNPNNDGKVIRINIPPLTEERRKELVKVAKNQAEQCKVAIRNIRRDANEELKKIQKSGDISEDEEKRGADEIQKLTDKHVEEAGKLLEAKEQEIMEV; encoded by the coding sequence ATGGATAAAGTATTGAAAGACGCTGAATCACGAATGAAGAAGAGTATTTCGGCCCTTGGCGATGATTTTAACGGTCTGAGAACAGGCCGCGCTTCGGCCGCCCTCTTCGATAAGATCAAGGTTGATTATTACGGCCAAAGCACTCCCCTCTCACAAGCCGCAACAATATCGGTACCCGAAGCCAGGTTGGTTGTTATTCAACCTTGGGACAAGGGACTTCTCGGAGAGATTGAGCGTGCGATCCAGAAATCGGAACTTTCGGTAAACCCCAATAACGATGGGAAAGTGATCAGAATTAACATTCCACCGCTAACAGAGGAGCGGCGCAAGGAACTGGTCAAGGTTGCCAAGAATCAGGCCGAACAGTGTAAGGTTGCCATCAGAAACATCCGCAGGGATGCAAATGAAGAGCTAAAAAAGATCCAGAAAAGCGGTGATATCAGCGAAGACGAAGAAAAGCGTGGTGCCGATGAAATCCAGAAGCTTACCGACAAACATGTTGAAGAGGCGGGAAAACTGCTTGAAGCAAAAGAGCAGGAGATCATGGAGGTATAG
- the uppS gene encoding polyprenyl diphosphate synthase: MDQLRPIPKHIGIIMDGNGRWAERRGKPRSFGHKSGTDTAKKVITSAIEMGIEWLTLYVFSTENWKRPEREVRFLMELIRRYMKSEAPFYHKNKIRLHHLGDPERLPEEIRREIVEASEATSHYDRLHLALAINYGGRDEILRSFQRWVTATLEKGETISSAPTSEEFSTYLDLPEAPSPDLIIRTAGEQRMSNFLLWESAYSEYYFSEVLWPDFDGEELSKAIEFYRGRKRKYGGVG, encoded by the coding sequence GTGGATCAGTTGCGTCCGATTCCCAAACATATTGGGATCATTATGGATGGGAACGGCCGATGGGCGGAACGTCGGGGTAAACCCCGCTCCTTCGGCCATAAGAGCGGAACAGATACCGCCAAAAAGGTCATAACAAGTGCCATTGAAATGGGAATCGAATGGCTCACCCTTTATGTTTTTTCCACCGAAAACTGGAAACGCCCGGAGCGCGAGGTTCGTTTTCTCATGGAACTTATTCGGCGATACATGAAGTCAGAGGCCCCCTTTTACCATAAAAACAAGATCCGTTTGCATCATCTGGGAGATCCCGAACGGCTCCCGGAAGAAATTCGTCGCGAAATTGTAGAAGCAAGTGAGGCAACCAGTCACTATGATCGCCTTCATCTCGCTCTTGCCATCAATTATGGAGGCAGAGACGAAATTCTTCGAAGCTTTCAACGTTGGGTTACGGCTACACTCGAAAAGGGAGAAACCATCTCGTCCGCTCCCACCTCCGAAGAGTTTTCCACCTATCTCGATCTGCCGGAGGCTCCTTCTCCCGATCTTATTATCAGGACGGCAGGAGAACAGCGGATGAGCAATTTTTTGTTATGGGAAAGTGCCTATTCGGAATACTATTTCAGTGAGGTACTATGGCCCGATTTTGACGGAGAGGAGTTGTCGAAGGCCATCGAATTCTATCGCGGCAGAAAACGAAAATACGGCGGTGTCGGGTGA